One part of the Chryseobacterium mulctrae genome encodes these proteins:
- a CDS encoding SIMPL domain-containing protein: MKLKHLLLVGIFAAGSLVNAQEIKKNAIEVTGVAEMEVEPDEIIFSIGIKADNKNQLANSEKLLFETLKNNGVKNEDIKFKSMYQNLYSKTTKFTKSFQFKVNAKTNVSKLFEDLNQKWVSNLNIAEIKNTKIADFRKTVKINALKAAKEKADYLLGSINKKTGDAIEIIEIEDYMSDSIMPVAYRSKMANVQLEAADQSMDYSFDNIENIKLKYSIKTKYEIL; this comes from the coding sequence ATGAAACTGAAACACCTTTTATTAGTAGGAATCTTTGCAGCAGGAAGTTTGGTGAATGCGCAGGAAATCAAAAAAAACGCAATTGAAGTAACCGGAGTTGCCGAAATGGAAGTAGAACCGGATGAGATCATCTTTAGCATCGGTATAAAAGCCGACAACAAAAATCAATTGGCAAACAGCGAAAAACTTTTATTTGAAACACTGAAAAACAACGGTGTAAAAAATGAAGACATTAAATTTAAATCGATGTATCAGAATTTATATTCGAAAACAACGAAGTTTACCAAAAGCTTTCAGTTTAAAGTTAATGCAAAAACCAATGTGAGTAAGCTTTTCGAAGATTTAAACCAAAAATGGGTAAGCAATCTGAATATTGCTGAAATCAAAAACACAAAGATTGCAGATTTCAGAAAAACGGTTAAAATCAATGCGTTGAAAGCGGCGAAAGAGAAAGCTGATTATCTTTTGGGAAGCATCAACAAAAAGACAGGAGATGCAATTGAAATCATTGAAATTGAAGATTACATGAGCGATTCTATTATGCCCGTTGCTTACAGAAGTAAAATGGCAAATGTACAGTTGGAAGCAGCCGACCAAAGTATGGATTATTCGTTCGACAACATCGAAAATATCAAGCTGAAATACAGCATCAAAACAAAATACGAAATTCTTTAG